DNA from Cutibacterium acnes:
TGTTCTACACATTCATGTTGGTGCCGACCGGGCGTGGCGCCCAGCTCGATATGCTCTCGCCCCTGGAGCGCGAGGACGTCCTGTATTGGCTGCACGACAACTCCACCCGCATTGCCATCAAGACGACCGAAGCCCCTCAGTATCGGCGCATCGCTTTCCAGCGCGACGCCGTCCGCCAAGGCAAGGAGCGGCCGGTTCGCCACGGCGAGCTCTACGAGTGGCTGACCCGCGAAACCAACGAGCTGCTGGGCGAAACCATTACAGAACCGCGCCCGCCACGCACCCCACTGGCGATCAACTCTGGATCTGGGTTCGCGTTCATCGACCACACCGGTGATGTCTACCCGTCAGGGTTCCTACCGATCCACTGTGGGTCGATCAAGGAGACGCCCTTCCCTGAGATCTATTGCGGATCGCCGGTTTTCCAGGGGTTGCGCAATCCGAATGGGTTCTCCGGCAAGTGCGGAGCATGCAATTTCAACCACTTCTGCGGTGGGTCTCGTTCGACCGCCTACGCCTTGACCGGGGATTATCTCGCCTCTGATCCTTCGTGCGCCTATGTGCCGCCGGGGTATGACGGTGAACTACCCGAAGGGGTTCCTGCCGAGGGGATGCCGCAGATCTGAAACCTGGACGCCGTGACGGATTCGTCACGGCGTCTGCCGTATTCCGGGCATGGTCGACCAGTGCACATTGATCAGGGGCAGCGTCGGTCGTGGCTGAACGAAAGCAGATTTGCCTCAACTTTGGCCGCTTTCAGGTCAAGGTGCCGACACAGCGAATTCCTGGCGGTGAAGTTCGCCAGAACCATTGCCAGGACGGCCAAAAATAGGCGAAGCTAGCCTTGTACGCTTTTGGGCACACAGCATCATTCGGACGAATCCAGGGGGAGCCCATGAATCACCGACGCAGGGCTCGCATTATCGGCCTATCGGTACTGTGTATGGCCGCGGGCAGCTTCGTTGCCAAGCCTGCTTTCGCAGCACCGAGCACGAGTGGCACCTCGTCCGCGCCGGTCGCGTCGTGCAATGGCGACAAGAACGTCGACATTTTCAACTTCAACGACTTTCACGGCCGTATCGCTACCGGAGCCCCAACCTCTTCACCCCTGTCGTCGAGGCCCGCAACGCCAACGGAGCCGACAAGGTCCTGCTGCTCGACGCTGGCGACAATGTTGGTGGATCGACCTTCGAGTCTGGCTCCCTCAACGACGAGCCCACCATCGACGTGCTCAACGCCGCTGGTGTCGACGCCAATGCCGTCGGCAACCACGAGTTCGACAAGGGCTGGAAGGACCTAGCCGAGCGCATCGTGCCTCATCTCAACAGCCCCTACCTCGGCGCCAACGTCTACGAAAAGGGCACCACGAAAGTGGCGGCTCCCCTCAAAGCGTCGACGATCATCGTCAAGGATGGGGTGCGCATCGGTGTCGTCGGCGCTGTCACCCACGACCTGCCCTCCTTGGTCTCCCCTGCCGGCATTTCCAACCTCACCATTGGTGATCCGGTTAAGGCTGTGAATGCCGAGGCCAAGCGTCTCAAGAGCGAGGGCCTGGCCGACGTCGTCGTTGCCGAATACCACGAAGGCGCTGCCGACGGTTCCGGGGATGCCGCCAGCCAGGGCGGCAACTTCGCACCGGTCTACGCTGACACGTCCACCGATGTTGACGTCGTCTTCAACGGCCACACTCACCAGGTGTACTCGTGGAAGGACAAGGCCGGCGCCCCGCTCCTGCAGGCCGGCTCCTACGGCCAGCACCTGGCCAAGGTGAACGTGGCGTGGAATTCACAGCAGAAGAAACTGTGCTCTACCGGCGCCTCATTCATTGACCCGGCCACAACCCCGGCTGACGACCCAACGATCGCCAAGATTTCTTCGATCTACGACGACGCCAAGGCCAAGTCGGACAAGGCTGGCACTACCGTCATTGGGCATGAAACCGCACCGATCACCACGCCGTCGAACACATCCGATCAGTAGTTCGGCGCCGAGGTCCGCGACCGTGAATCGACGATGACCAATATGGTCGCCGACATGTTCAAGGACACCTTGGGCAAAGACGACCCGAACTTCATCGGCCTACAAAACCCCGGTGGAACCCGCGCCTCTCTGCTCGACAAGGACATCACCTACAAGCAGGCAGCCCAGGTACTCCCCTTCGCTAACACGTTGACGACCACCAGAATCACCGGCGCCCAGTTCAAGAAGGTGCTTGAGCAGCAGTGGCAACGCGCCGGGACGGCGAGGTCCCGTCACGTCCATACCTGCAGCTCGGCGTGTCCTCGAACGTCACCTACACCTACGATGAGTCCCGCAAGGAGGGCGAACGCATCACCTCCGTGTGGGTGAACGACAAGCCGATCGACCCCAAAGGCACTTACTCCGTGGGTTCCGGTTCCTTCCTAATCGCCGGTAGAGACAATTTCACGGAGCTAGCCAAGGGTTCTAAACCCGTCGATAGCGGCAAGATTAACCTATCCGCTTGGGTGGATTGGATCAAGGCCCGCAAGACCCTTAAGCCAGACTTCGCCAAACGCGCTGTCTCCCTGACAACCTCGCTCCACGAGGGCACGTCCAGGGACACCACCTTCACCCTCGGTAAACCTGCCGATAAGGCTGTTGCCCCCGACACCGTGGATTTCACCTCCAAGGATGCTGTAGTCAACACGATCATGAAGGCCCAGATCGTCCAGGACGACAAGACCGTCGACGTCGCCACCACTCCGGTTAAGGACGGCTGGTCCTCCGTGTCCGTCAAAGTACCGACCGCCAAGGGGCTGGTCAGCGGTGAGGCCACCACCGTTTTCACCTTCCCGGATTCCGGCACCACGGTGCGCTTCGCCGCCAAGCTGTCAGTACCGTCCGGCGATCATCCTGGTGGCGCTGTGATCCCGGCCCCGAAACCGGGCCAGTCTGGCACCCCGGGCCACGACGTCAATCTAGGAACCCCCGGATCTGACAAAGGCTCCAGCAACGGCAAACCCGGCCTGCCGAAAACTGGTGTCTGATCCGAGGATCGACACAACCTCATACTGAAAAACTCTGGCCTGAGGGGGTCCCGGGCCAGGGTTCTTGTGTGTCTGAGTTGGGGCAGCAAAGAGATGAAGTCTGCCGACGTGGTGGAAATGCCGGTCATGACCGTGAGTGCTGCCACTTGTCGCAGCAACAACCACCATTAGAATCGCGATTACCGCACCACGTGATGGTGGCGAGGACGGTATTCAATCCCGCCTCCGGGATTCAGGGTGTGCCTCGGATACGTCGCCGTCAGGCAGGTGACTCCTACCAGGCTTGTGAAGCCCGACATAGCGTCCTCCCTGGGCCTCCAGCTCGGCCGGGGATCCGTTCTCCAGGATCTGGCTGTGTTCCAGCACGAGCACCCAATCGGCAATCTCCACCGTCGACAGACGATGGGTAATGATGACGGCGGTCCGGTCGGCAGGGATCGTCCCCAAAGCCCGCTGCACCAAACGCTCCGAGGGAGCGTACAGGGACGAGGATGCCGACTGGAAGGTGTGTAGCTCGAAGAACTGACGAGGGTACAGCAGGAAGGTCGTCAGGACACCGACCGTCGTTCATCTGCGCAAGGCGAAGTAGCCGCCGGTGAGCAGCATGAGGCCGACGGTGATGTTGCCGATCAAGGTGATGCCCGGCATGAAGATCACGAAGAGCCGCATCGCCCGGACACTGATGCCGCGACACCGGTCAGCCAGCTAGGTGAAGATCTCCTGATTACGCGGCTCGCGATAGTAGGCCTGGACCGCCTCGATGCCGGTCATCGTCTCGGAGAGCTGGATGATGACCTGGGCCGAGGCGTTGCGGACCTTGCGGAATGTGCGGCTCGACTCCGCCGAAAACCACTTCACCAGCGGTGAGACGAAGAACAGCGACGCCAGCAGATGAGGCCCAGTCGCCAGTCCATGACAAGCAGCAGCATGGCACCGGTGGCGATGGGGTGAGGACGGCGGACATGCGGCCGTCGGACCCATGCCCCATAAGCTCGGCGATGCGCTGGTCCTCTGCTGCGCGCTTCTCCTCGGCGGTGGACATCTCGAAAGTGCTGTCGCGTTCAGCCTTCCCGTCGGTCGCGATCAACCTCCTCTCCCGGATTCTCCACGGACTCGCCGGACATCCCCCTGCTCAGCGTCGTAGGCGCTCAGCAGCTCTCGGTACTCCGGGACTGTCGCCAAGAGCTCCGAGTGCGTGCCGACGCGGATGATCGTCCCTTCCTGCGGCAAGGCGACCAACGAGGCGCCTGAGATGTACTAACCGGAGACGTTAGTTGAGCTGTTTGTCGAGTGAGCTCGCATGATCTGGGCGGCGAGGTCGTGGAACTGTTCGACCGCTTCAGCTGGGTTCAGAATGCGGATGTGGTCGCCGAGATAGAGGAGCTGTCGCACCGATTCGACATCGGGGTAGCGGACAGTGATCAGAGTCCACGCATCCTCGGTATAGGTGACGTTGGCCATGCGGGTTCCGAGAATTCGTTGGGCCAGGTCCAGGCGGGTTGAGCGCAGCAGCGCATGCACCTCGACGCCGGGGGTCGGCTCGAAGCTGGTCACCAGGTCGTGCCATACCGACCGCAGGTCTTAGTCTGGTCGGAGCACCGCGACATCCGTGAGGGGATCGCGCTCTTCGATACGGCTGGTGTTGAACATGCGGGGGGGTGCCCATCGACGTCGGCCACGAGATACCAGGAGCCAGCCTTGTTCACGAGCCCGTACGGGTCCGCGGTGAGCCATTGCCCGCTGGTTTCTCCGCTCCGTCGGTAGCACAGGCGGATGCGACGTCGCTCTCTCGCTGCGGTCAGCAGGCCGAGTTCCTTTCCGGTCGTGAACCACCCTGATGGGTCGATGAGGAGTACCTCGGACAGGGGCGGGGTACCAAGCACCTGTCCTCGCGTGGCGACGGCCGTCATTTTCTCCTGGGCGCTGGCGTGGACTGCCTGCAGCCCGACCTGCTCAAGAAGGTCGGCGTCCAGCCCCGCGACAGTGAGCAGCTGAAGCTCTCCCGGATCGAGACGAGCGACGTCCAGCCGAGCCCGGCCGTCCAGCACGATCGCGCCACCGTGTGAATCGGAACGCCCGCAACTGGCAATGCTTCGACGTCACGCAGGATCGTGCGCGGTGAAATCTCGAATCGTCGGGTCAATTCTTGGCTCGTCATCCGCTCATGGGTCTGTAGGAGCAGCAGGATCGACAACAGCCTCGAGGACTTCATGGCCCCGATCCTCGCAGAAAGCATGACATGAGTTGTCCTGTTTTGGTGATCGGCTAGTGCCAAATGATCCACTGACCCGAGAGACACCCATGTCGGCACCCAACCTGTTCCTGACCTACGTCAGCGACGCCAAACGG
Protein-coding regions in this window:
- a CDS encoding bifunctional metallophosphatase/5'-nucleotidase — encoded protein: MYGRGQLRCQACFRSTEHEWHLVRAGRVVQWRQERRHFQLQRLSRPYRYRSPNLFTPVVEARNANGADKVLLLDAGDNVGGSTFESGSLNDEPTIDVLNAAGVDANAVGNHEFDKGWKDLAERIVPHLNSPYLGANVYEKGTTKVAAPLKASTIIVKDGVRIGVVGAVTHDLPSLVSPAGISNLTIGDPVKAVNAEAKRLKSEGLADVVVAEYHEGAADGSGDAASQGGNFAPVYADTSTDVDVVFNGHTHQVYSWKDKAGAPLLQAGSYGQHLAKVNVAWNSQQKKLCSTGASFIDPATTPADDPTIAKISSIYDDAKAKSDKAGTTVIGHETAPITTPSNTSDQ
- a CDS encoding 5'-nucleotidase C-terminal domain-containing protein, with translation MTNMVADMFKDTLGKDDPNFIGLQNPGGTRASLLDKDITYKQAAQVLPFANTLTTTRITGAQFKKVLEQQWQRAGTARSRHVHTCSSACPRTSPTPTMSPARRANASPPCG
- a CDS encoding 5'-nucleotidase C-terminal domain-containing protein; its protein translation is MSSNVTYTYDESRKEGERITSVWVNDKPIDPKGTYSVGSGSFLIAGRDNFTELAKGSKPVDSGKINLSAWVDWIKARKTLKPDFAKRAVSLTTSLHEGTSRDTTFTLGKPADKAVAPDTVDFTSKDAVVNTIMKAQIVQDDKTVDVATTPVKDGWSSVSVKVPTAKGLVSGEATTVFTFPDSGTTVRFAAKLSVPSGDHPGGAVIPAPKPGQSGTPGHDVNLGTPGSDKGSSNGKPGLPKTGV
- a CDS encoding ABC transporter ATP-binding protein produces the protein MVQRALGTIPADRTAVIITHRLSTVEIADWVLVLEHSQILENGSPAELEAQGGRYVGLHKPGRSHLPDGDVSEAHPESRRRD
- a CDS encoding ABC transporter ATP-binding protein, producing the protein MGPTAACPPSSPHRHRCHAAACHGLATGPHLLASLFFVSPLVKWFSAESSRTFRKVRNASAQVIIQLSETMTGIEAVQAYYREPRNQEIFT
- a CDS encoding WYL domain-containing protein, which codes for MTSFEPTPGVEVHALLRSTRLDLAQRILGTRMANVTYTEDAWTLITVRYPDVESVRQLLYLGDHIRILNPAEAVEQFHDLAAQIMRAHSTNSSTNVSG
- a CDS encoding WYL domain-containing protein; amino-acid sequence: MLTVAGLDADLLEQVGLQAVHASAQEKMTAVATRGQVLGTPPLSEVLLIDPSGWFTTGKELGLLTAARERRRIRLCYRRSGETSGQWLTADPYGLVNKAGSWYLVADVDGHPPACSTPAVSKSAIPSRMSRCSDQTKTCGRYGTTW
- a CDS encoding HTH domain-containing protein translates to MLSARIGAMKSSRLLSILLLLQTHERMTSQELTRRFEISPRTILRDVEALPVAGVPIHTVARSCWTAGLGWTSLVSIRESFSCSLSRGWTPTFLSRSGCRQSTPAPRRK